The genomic segment TGAACCACGTCAATCGTTTCTGCTGGCGCATGATGTCCCACCAGTTGCGGACCACCGAGCCGAAGCGGGTCCTGAAATTTCGCAACTCGTCGGGCTCGCCATGGTACAGGGCCACGCCCTCGGTGTTCTCGCGGAAGCGCACGAGGCCGAAGCGGAAATCCGCCTCGTATCGCTGCCGGTCGAAATTCATGCGTACCAGCGGCCGGCCGATGCGGTCGGTGAGCCACGTGCCGACAATCGCGTAGACGAGGGCTGCCCAAACCATGTAGCCGGGGATGGTGACGAGAAAGCCGCCGACGGGCAGGGTCACCGCGCCGGAGAGGCCCCACAGGATCGCGATGAAGGAGACCAGGGTGACCACGGCGCGCATGCCCCCGATCCCGAGCACCAGCGTGCCGGTCACGAAGAGCCGCAGGTCCTCGGCGATGCGCTGGTCCGGGTTGTCGGTCTCGCCGCCGGCGAGTTGCATGCGGTAGTACGCCGTGTCCCTGAGCCACTCCCCGAGGTACCGCTCGGTCAGCCAACGCCGCCAGCGAATCTGGAGCATCTGGTTCAGGTAGAGCTGGTACACGGCGACGATGATGAAGCTGCCCGCCAGCCACGTGAAGCGGAAGAGCTGCTGGACGAAAACGTCGTAGTTCTTGTCCTGGAGCGAGTTGTAGAAGGTGTTGTTCCACTTGTTCAGCAACACGTTGATGAAGACGATGCCGAGATTCAGCGTGATGACGGCCAGGAGCAGCCCCCAGGCCGCCCAGCGGTCCTCGGAAAACCAGTACGGCCGCGTTAGCGCCCAGGCGTTGCGGAGCAATCGGCGGAGGCGACTCATGGTGGGTTCTCCCGGCTGGTTGGGGTTCATTGGGCAAGCATAGGCCGAGATGGAGGTTCTGGGTAGTCGCTGGGTCGCGAATGCCTTATACTCTGTGGGCTTGACTGTACGGAGAGGTGGCCGAGTCGGCCGAAGGCAGCCGCCTGCTAAGCGGTTACAGGGGCAAAACCTCTGTCCCGGGTTCGAATCCCGGCCTCTCCGCCAGACGCGCCCTTAGCTCAGTTGGATAGAGCGTCGGACTACGAATCCGAAGGCCAGAGGTTCGACTCCTCTAGGGCGCACCATCGCGGGCAGGGGGGCGGATGCCCGTCCCCCTGCCCATGACCAACGTGGCGGGAATGGAGACGGCCGAAGCCGAGGACGCGCGGCGCATGGGGCTGGCGCTGGAGGAAGCCCGGCGCGCCGAGGCGGCCGGCGAAGTGCCGGTGGGCGCCGTGGTGGTGCTGGACGGCCGGGTCATCGGCCGCGGGCACAACCGGGTGATTGCGGCGGCCGATCCGACCGCGCATGCAGAGATCATCGCGTTGAGAGACGCGGCGCAGGCGGTTCGCAATTACCGGCTGGCCGGCGCCGATCTCTACACGACGGTGGAGCCGTGCCCGATGTGTTGCGGCGCCGCGGTCAACGCGCGGGTCACGCGGGTTGTCTACGGCGCGGCGGATCCGAAGGCGGGCGCCGCGCGGACGCTGTACCGGCTGCTGGACGACCCGCGGTTGAACCACCAGGTGACGGTGGTGGCCGGGGTGCAAAGCGCGGAGTGCGGAGCGCTCCTGAGCGAGTTCTTTCACAAGAAAAGAGCGTAAGTGGCGCGGAGGGGTGGCCGAGCCCGGTTGAAGGCGTCCGACTCGAAATCGGATAGGGGCGCAAGTCCCTCGGGGGTTCAAATCCTCTCCCCTCCGCCAATTAACTTTTGCACCTGGAGGCGCCTTCGCCGGGCTCCGGCGCCCCAGGGTCGGGCAGTCAAGGCGTGAAGAGATTGAATTGCGTAGCGTGGGAGGGGTGGCCGAGTGGCCGAAGGTGCGGCACTGGAAATGCCGTGTAGGGGTAACTCTACCGTGGGTTCGAATCCCACCCCCTCCGCCATATTTTCCGTCGTGAGGTTTCCTGTTGTGAGGCGTCGGAGGTCACGTCGGTTGGCGAGAAGGGTCCAGCTGCGAGGCGGCGCGCGAAGGCTGCACGCGAGGCGTACTCTCCGTACGTTGAGCGTGCAGCCGAGCGCGCCAACGAAGCAGATGGGCCCTTATCGACGACCGGCAACGGTTGGCCGTGCTAGACGGGGAGGTAGCGGTGCCCTGTAACCCGCAATCCGCTACAGCGGGGTTGAATTCCCTCTTGAGGGCCGTTCGTGTCGAATGAGCCTCGCGGGACGGTGTTGAAGGTTGGGCCCCACGCAACGAGCCGCGTCGAATCCCGCCAGACCCGGAAGGGAGCAACGGTAAGGCGTTTCACTCGTGTGCCGTGGGAGTACCTGACCGGAGCCGGCTCCGCTTGGAGATCGCGGGACGGGCGGTTCGATGGCGGGTGCACGGTCTTGATTCAGCGATGACGTACCAGGTGCTGGCGCGGAAGTGGCGGCCGCAGGTGTTCGCGGCCGTCGTGGGGCAGGATCCGGTGACGCGCACGCTGCAGAACGCGCTGGCGTCGGGCCGCGTGGCGCACGCGTATCTCTTCACGGGCCCTCGCGGCGTCGGC from the Candidatus Methylomirabilota bacterium genome contains:
- the tadA gene encoding tRNA adenosine(34) deaminase TadA — its product is MPVPLPMTNVAGMETAEAEDARRMGLALEEARRAEAAGEVPVGAVVVLDGRVIGRGHNRVIAAADPTAHAEIIALRDAAQAVRNYRLAGADLYTTVEPCPMCCGAAVNARVTRVVYGAADPKAGAARTLYRLLDDPRLNHQVTVVAGVQSAECGALLSEFFHKKRA
- a CDS encoding AAA family ATPase, producing MTYQVLARKWRPQVFAAVVGQDPVTRTLQNALASGRVAHAYLFTGPRGVGKTTTARLLAKALSCTNRTGPEACGACPSCLDFVSG